GAAGAATAAAAAGGATTAAACAAGTGAAACGTTTTGCGGTAATGACAATGAAAGGCGGGACAGGGAAAACCACTACGGCGATCTCGGTGGCCCACGGACTGTCACTGAGCGGTATGCGCGTATTACTTGTTGATTGTGATCCACAGCGTAATTCGGCTGTCACTTTCGGAGTTGCTGGGAAAAAAGGCCTGGACAACCTGCTCATGACCGGGGATGTTGAGATCATCCAGGTGAGGGAGAACCTGTTTCTGATCGATTCTGGAGGCAGAAAACTGGTGGAGGTCGAACTTTCCCTGGGACGTAGGGAGAACCGCGAAAGCAGGCTGAAAGAGGCGCTGAGAGACCTGAAGGGCTGTGATTACGTTATGTGTGATTGTCCACCCTCGATGAATCTTATTAACATAAATGTCCTGGCTTTCTGTGATGAGTTGATAGTGCCGGTAGCGATGGATTATCTCTCCCAGGTCGGGGCTCGCCAGACCATGGAGACGATAGATGAGATAAAATGGGTAACCGATAAAAAACAAATAGAATATAGGATATTGCCAACCTTCTATGATGGCAGGACAAAGATATCGAAACAGGTTTTGGATGATGTAAGGGAACACTTTGGGGACAAGGTCTTTGAGACTGTTATCAGGATCAATACTGCCCT
The sequence above is a segment of the Candidatus Latescibacterota bacterium genome. Coding sequences within it:
- a CDS encoding ParA family protein; its protein translation is MKRFAVMTMKGGTGKTTTAISVAHGLSLSGMRVLLVDCDPQRNSAVTFGVAGKKGLDNLLMTGDVEIIQVRENLFLIDSGGRKLVEVELSLGRRENRESRLKEALRDLKGCDYVMCDCPPSMNLININVLAFCDELIVPVAMDYLSQVGARQTMETIDEIKWVTDKKQIEYRILPTFYDGRTKISKQVLDDVREHFGDKVFETVIRINTALKEAPGSNMTIYEHAPLSRGAFDYYKLTEEIMSGENGE